Proteins encoded in a region of the Nicotiana tomentosiformis chromosome 9, ASM39032v3, whole genome shotgun sequence genome:
- the LOC104092780 gene encoding CASP-like protein 1 — protein MATEPEKVVAPAEASVAEPEKAALPPTTAPTDYFAVADVVLRLLVFASALVSVVVMSTSKQTEMVPTPFPPYRAPLPAKFNHSPALIYFIAALSVAGFFSILTTLGSLYSLTKPGCSAKIISHFIIIDVILLGIVASATGAAAAVAYIGLKGNTHVGWGKVCNMYGKFCRYLGASIGVSLFATVMLLLLVLLSVYSLSKKIPK, from the exons ATGGCTACTGAACCCGAAAAGGTTGTTGCACCTGCAGAGGCATCGGTGGCAGAGCCAGAAAAGGCGGCTCTGCCACCGACGACGGCTCCCACCGACTACTTTGCGGTGGCGGATGTGGTGTTGAGGTTGTTAGTATTTGCTTCGGCATTAGTTTCTGTGGTGGTCATGTCAACTAGTAAGCAAACGGAAATGGTTCCAACACCATTTCCACCTTACCGAGCTCCTCTCCCTGCTAAGTTCAATCATTCACCAGCACTTAT CTATTTTATAGCAGCACTCTCTGTGGCTGGTTTTTTCAGCATACTTACTACACTTGGCTCCTTGTACTCCCTCACTAAGCCTGGTTGCTCTGCAAagatcatttcccatttcattATCATTGATGTT ATTTTGCTAGGTATAGTTGCATCAGCAACCGGAGCAGCAGCAGCAGTGGCATACATAGGACTAAAAGGCAACACTCATGTGGGGTGGGGAAAAGTTTGCAACATGTATGGCAAGTTCTGCAGATACCTTGGAGCTTCCATTGGAGTCTCATTGTTTGCGACCGTTATGCTTCTACTTCTTGTTCTTCTCTCTGTATACTCCCTTTCTAAGAAGATCCCAAAGTAA